The genomic segment CGAGGCCGGAGAGGCACCACCAGCGTAATACGCCTTGTTTGCTGTGCTGGGCAAAGCGCTCGAGGCCAAATCGACCTTTGACAGTTTTGAAGAATGCTTCTATCCGCCAGCGCCGCTTTCCCAGTCGGGCAAGGTAGACGCCGCCCAGATCGAGGTTGGACATCACGAACCGCTGCTCCGGTTCTTTATTTCTGTACAACCAGACCCAGGACACGCACATGGTCTGGTGCAGCCCTTTGGGCTGTACCAGACTTCCCCGCACCATCAGGTCACGCACCTGTCGCCCATCGGAGAGGCGGCGGGCGCAGCGCACACCAATCACGATGTCCAGTCCAAGGGCCAAGACGCCCTGAATAAAGCCAGCACTCTCGAAGCCTCCGTCTGCATGCAGACGGGGGCGACGTTTTCCAGCAAGCAGTTCCTGGGGCACGGTCCGCAGCAGTTTCAAGGCCAGTTGTGCGGGGGACGGTGTGCCCTTCCCGCGCCACACCTGAAACGCCCACGGCAGCCGGAGCGTCCCACAGCACACGTACAGCACGACCAAATGCACTCCCCGAACACCGTGATACGTGTGCATCCAGCCGGCAAGTTCAGCGAACTTGCCGCTCTTTTCCAGACTGGTAAGATCCACGAGCAGATCCACCCGGGGCCGCTGGTGGGGTGCCCCCCGCCAGTGATCACGGAACGTCGCCAAAGCATGCTCGCGCATCACCCGGCAGAACTGTCGAGTGTTCCACGTGGAGTGATTCAGAAACCGACTGATGGCTGAGGGGGATTTCACCGTTGCCCGTGCGGGCAACGGTGTGCCTGACCCATCCAGCATGAGGTCGAGGAACACCTCGAACGAGGCACGGTGCTGCTTGCAGGTAAAGCAGGGCAGGATGTCAGAATACAGCTGTCTGGAACGCTGTCCTTTTGGGTTCACACCCCATTTTGGGGCCAAAAGTGCGTTCCAGACAGCTTTTTAAAAACTGCAAGATGTCAGAAGAGCCAAG from the Deinococcus sp. Leaf326 genome contains:
- a CDS encoding transposase, with the protein product MNPKGQRSRQLYSDILPCFTCKQHRASFEVFLDLMLDGSGTPLPARATVKSPSAISRFLNHSTWNTRQFCRVMREHALATFRDHWRGAPHQRPRVDLLVDLTSLEKSGKFAELAGWMHTYHGVRGVHLVVLYVCCGTLRLPWAFQVWRGKGTPSPAQLALKLLRTVPQELLAGKRRPRLHADGGFESAGFIQGVLALGLDIVIGVRCARRLSDGRQVRDLMVRGSLVQPKGLHQTMCVSWVWLYRNKEPEQRFVMSNLDLGGVYLARLGKRRWRIEAFFKTVKGRFGLERFAQHSKQGVLRWWCLSGLAFLLCHIEDLDLPLRPPDTWPNWGDLARTVRFSCLPEVRRQALLLELNALDAFRHAYSPLQT